Within Rissa tridactyla isolate bRisTri1 chromosome 4, bRisTri1.patW.cur.20221130, whole genome shotgun sequence, the genomic segment GATGAATCCCCAGGAGTAGGACACGTGGCTAGGCtttgtccccccaccccacagctcctGCACAAAGCATCTCACCACCACGTGTGCCCCTGGGGCAGGTAGATTTGTCCTGGGGCTGGCATTGAGGCGTGCTCTGATGGCTGCAGACCTACCTCTAAAGCACCCCACGATAAGCAAGGGactcagttttgctgcttttcctgtgtTGTTCCATTTCCAGGACAGCCAAAATGCCTCGGTATCCCAATGGCAGGGAATGTTGGAAATGCCTGGGCACTTTCCGTGGGAGCTGGGCAGAACCTGGAGCTCTGGGCTGGCTCCTTCCTTGCCTGTGGCACTGTTTGCCTCTAGCCTGGTGTATTTGCATCATCTCACCGACGGTTCACTGTCGTGGATGGGGTTTCTAAGCCAAATTGTAGGGAGGAATTGCCCGTCTGgccctctgcctgcctgggcaGCTCGGCACCAGCCCTTGCCTGCCTGACCCCAGGGGCTATGAGCCTGGGGAGCGTCAGGGAAGTTGGCTGGACTCTGGCACTGGACCTGACCTCCTGGATGTCCATCTGCATATTCAGAAGTCGTTCCCAGCCGGTTGGCTGCCTCCGGCCTCCCCACTCCCTCTTTAAAGGACCTGAGCGCAGTGGGAGGACGCGCCCGCGCTGCCTCTGCGGCATCCCACGGCCCCCGGCCACCTGCCCTCGGGACGCTGCGCTCCCTGCGCCCCTGGAGCCAAGGTGAGTGGCGCAGAGAGGTGCGAGCGGCTCAGCTCGGGGACCGCTCGGTAAAGCCAGAGGGATGCAGAGGCTGGGGAAGGCTTTGGGGGGGATGTTTGCAGTGCAGGAGGAGCGGCAGGGTGCTCTGTGCACGGCTCTCCCACTGAGGAGCACCTGGGGACCCTATGTTGGGTGGCTCTCATTTTGGAGAGGACACGCTTGTCTTCTCTTCTGAGCATCTTTGTTTCATTCCTCGGTCTTTTTCTTCAGGTAAGAGGAGCCTCGGCTGCTTTGTAGTGTTTTGGAAGGTGGCACTGGTAAAGGCTGGTAGCAAGGAACCGAAGTACATTTGCTAACTCAGTGGGgaaagggctgcagcagcaggagcagtttGCTTGGGGCAGGACCTCCTGGCCCCGCAGCGCTGGGGAGGCTGCCGGGGGGAGCCAAGGCTGCCCAAGGCAGGATGCCATGGCCTGGGACCGCAGGCTCTGCTCCCACTCTCCAAATCTCTGGCagaaaggtggtggtgctggaaGCCTCAGGCAAGTGGAGGACTCCTTGCCAGCTCTGTCGATCTGCTTATGAGGGGTGTATCACCCTGGCTTTCTGAGACCAGGAAGCCTCAGCACGGGGGACGGGTAAGCTCCCTGTGACCTTGCTGTTGAACACGGAGGAGGTGAGAAATTGTGACCAAGTGCCAAAAGAAGGCGTTTCTGTAACAAATTGATGCATCTAAAAGTGAGGCTGCAGGACGAGTTGTCTTGTGCCTGTGGCATGCGGAAAGCCTTAAGGGTGGATGAAATGTCTGACGGCATGGCATCTGCTGCGTGGCTTTGTTGGAAGCCACTGGCAGGTGAAGAGGCAGCCGCAGGCGGTGGGGAAGCTCCTGATAGAAGGGTGGGGGGTGATGCTGAGAACTGCCAGCACCCCGGCCTCGCGCTGGCCACGGGTAAACTGAACACTTTGAATGTCCCTCATGATAGACTGTTAGGAAAATGAAATCCTAATgtttgggaggggtggggagacAACACGGGAGAGCAACAAGTGGTGTCGGACAACCCAGAAAATACTTGGTTTGTCAAGACTGGAGGTCTGCAAAAGGTAGAGCTCTGCCAGATACCTGCCTGGGTGTTTGATGAAAGCTAACCTGCTAAAAACCAGTGAGTAGAAACCCATTTTCTACACTGCTTATTAGCCCCTGGGACTCGCCGTGGGGCAGACAGTCGTGGGGACAAGAGATGGTGTTGAAAATGATCAGACATTTCTGGCTATAGCAAAAGAATCTCAGACACTTTGAAGGTGGAAAAGACATAAACCGTCCTACTTTAGCAACCTAAAGCTACGGCTAATTAATGTTGATGAGGAAGAAGCATCCCAGAGGGACATTTACTCTGTAATTGCCCAGGGTATGAGCTTTTGCGCCTTCTTTAGCAAAGCTGTCTGGGCAAGCGAGCGAGCGGAGGGGGTGGATCCCTGCCTGGAGTCAGCATAACATTTTTAagccgggggctgctggctcagtggattttcttttccccggtaatccccatcctcatccccgtTCCTTTTATTCTGCGTTTTAACAAGTGCTTAGGAGCACTGTGCTGCGTTAGCCTGAACGTCCCAGTGCATCCCGCTCACAGCAGGTCACGTCACGCTTTCACCCTCGCTGTGCCCCTTCCCACTAGCCTGTTTGTGCCTCCCTGgccccccagcactgctgcccaTCGCCGTGCCCTCGGGGCTGTGGTGGCAGCTGCTGGGTGCCGGCAGAAGCATGCAGCAGCCGTGCCCTGGCCTCACTGCTACCTGCCACGAATGCCTTCGCCAGGGATGTAGCTGCCGTCCCCgtgccctgccagcacccaggaaCACCCAAACCCACCTTTGCCCAGGTGAACGTGGCAGAGGGCTCCGTCTGGCGCTCACCACCCTTGTACCCGAGTCCAGGAGCCCAGAGGGGAGTTTCCCCAGAGGCCTCCGGCACAGGCGCAGCTGGTGGTGTGGGAAGTCCACATTGCCGGGACCATCCGGGGCTCAAACCATGGGAATGAAGTCTGGGCACCATGAATGCATGGCGGGTAGGTGGCAGTTGTGACAATGTCCAGGGTGTTGCTGCTGTCCTGCGACTCCTGACAGCCTGCTCATGGGTTTGGCAGTGCCAGGAGCAGGGAACGGTCTGGGGATAGGGATGCCCTGGGAATCTGGGAGGAAAATCTCTGGCCATGTGCATGCAGAGCTGCTGTATGATGTCCTGCCTGCTGACATTCATTGCTCTTTCTCCAGCTCCACGCCTCTATCAGGCTGAAACCTTGAACACCTGTGAAGCCTGCCAGTCCACCACTGGAAACGATCCCAAACCAGCTGAGGGTCAGCCCTCTGGTGtccaggcaggaggaagggacaATGGATGGCAGCACCGCCTCTGAGCAGAACAGAGACCGTGCCACTTCAGGGCACAGCCAGGGGCTGAAGACAGAGCCCTGTTTCCAGACCAACTCTCTCTTGCCTTCCACCAGCACATCCCTGATATCACAGCTCCTCAGTCACCCGATGGTTGGCAGGAGCCTGGATCCTTgcatccttttcccttcctcccaggcagTGGCCCTGCCTCAGGACTACGAGTGTGGTGCCTCTCCTGGAGAAGGAGCGCAAGCCCTGCCTTTCCCCAGAACCCGTGCCCCAGCTTCCGTGCCCTGTGCTGGTGACAGGGACCAGCTCTCCGACCAGCACCTACGGGACCAGCTCTCTGACCAGCACCTACGGGCCAAGCGGGCCAGAGTGGAGAGCATCATCCAAGGCATGAGTCTCCCACCAACCCCCCCGGCATTTGGCACCAGCCTGGAGGCAGCCTTTGGTCATGAGAGGGAGAGAGGTGGTGAGATGCCCCGGGAGAGCAAGAGGAAGCCGAGGGTGCCCCAGCAGggtgcaggggcagctgggcgAGTGGCCCCCATGGTGGGCAGCCCTCATGCtgagggctgccagcagctgaaggagcagctctgctttttAGAGCAGCAGCTCAGGTGGCTTCAGGAGAAGTTCTCCCAGGTTTGTGACTCTGGGGATGCTGCCCAAAGCCAGGAAGGTGCTGAGAAAGTGCATCCACTGCCTGGGAAGCCTGGAGACAGACCGGACAAGAACAGTGCCACTGCCACCAGTGACCTGTGCAAAGCACCTCTCTGGAGGAGTGTCCTGCAGGTGCACGGGCCAGAGGAGGACGAGGACAGAGGCGACATAGGTGGCTTGCCCTCAGCAGCGAGGGTCCTCTCGCAGGCGCTGAAGCACGAGCTGGCCGGGGTGACATCCCGGGTGGTGGACTCTGTCCTGAAGACCATCTGGCCAAAGGCAGCCAGCCACCTTCTGCAGCAGCACCGCAGCCTCCCGGTGCCGGGGCCAGGTGCCAGGAGGGAGTATTTTGCTGCTGGGAAATGCAGAAAGCCACTTGCTAAGCCATCTCCCGTGAGTGCATCGGGCTCGCTGAGCTCACCCCAGGCTGCAGCCCTGTCAGGAACTTCAGGGAAGAGCTCGGGCTCTCATGCTGGCTCCTTCAGTTCAAAGGGGGGCAGAAAACCCTGTCACGTACCCAACATGGGTTATCCTCCGGGCTTGGCCACCCCTGTCCAGGACAGCCAGCTGCTGAGCCAGCTGCTGGGCCACGGCCAGCATGGCCCCTGGGGCAACAGCTCTTGCGGGAGCCCCCCTGCTCCAGATAGGGGTCCTCCAGAATCCCTCAACTTGCACTGGGGAACCGTCAAACTGCGGTCGTCGGTCGTGAGACAGCCGCAGCAGCAACATCCCCTGCCCCTGAGCCCTGCCGATGTGGAGAGCCTGGcgctgctgccagctggcagGGATGGCCACAGGGAGCTGCAGGCTGTGATGGACGGGGCACCCTTTGCCTCCATCCATATATCCTTTGGGGGCAGCTGGAGAGGTCCCTGGGCTTGGATGTgctccctttgccttccagagccacAGCTTGGCACATCCCCTGCTGGTCTCCCCAGGGATAGGGTCCTACCTGCTCCACAGGGGGCTAAAAAGGGGTGGGCAGGAAAGGGGTCCTGAGTGATGGAGGGGCACTGCTGCTCCTCAGGGTTGGTTAGATGCTGTAGGGTAGAAGTCGGGAGCTCCCAAGCCTGCTCTTAGGCTATCCTGGCGGTCCTGTCATCCTATGCCAGGAACAGGTGTTTCATGGGTAACCCTGTTCCTACCATCCTGGGAAGCACCATAGGGAATGTCAGCTTCCTCAGGGATGCTGAAGGGAAAAGCCCAGCCAGGGACAAACCCCCTCCACCCTGCTGCCAGGCCATGGGAAGGGGCTATCACAGGCACCAGGCATGTGCGTGCCAGGGCCAGTGCTCAGGGATGCGCCAAGCCGGTCGGGCTGCTGCATGCAGGCTTTCCTTGACCCCGAGGCAGATTCAGGAGGCGCTGACCCCCGGCCACCTTAAGAAGGCCaagctgatgtttttcttcaccCGCTACCCCAGCTCCACTCTGCTGAAAACCTACTTCCTCGACGTGCAGGTAAAAGGGCAGCACCCGGTGCTGGCGCCAGGCAGGGCTCCCAGGCGGCGTGGCACCCAGCCTGCATTGCTGGGGAACCTCAGGGAAGGGGACGCTCTCGAGTGTGTCCCCCCAGCGCTTCTCTGGCGGGAGCTGGGGGACAGCACACACTTCAGCACGGGCTGCCCTGGAGCGGCTGCTCGGTGCCACGGCAGATCTGGGCTGCCAGGTCTTCGCTCTGTGCGATGGAGGCATTGGCATTAAAGGACATCACGAACGTGCCTCCCCACCACAGGGCTGGTGGGATCCCAGTCTCGGAAAGGAGAGGCACCGTGGACACCCCCATGTCACGGTCCTGGC encodes:
- the PROX2 gene encoding prospero homeobox protein 2, whose amino-acid sequence is TPVKPASPPLETIPNQLRVSPLVSRQEEGTMDGSTASEQNRDRATSGHSQGLKTEPCFQTNSLLPSTSTSLISQLLSHPMVGRSLDPCILFPSSQAVALPQDYECGASPGEGAQALPFPRTRAPASVPCAGDRDQLSDQHLRDQLSDQHLRAKRARVESIIQGMSLPPTPPAFGTSLEAAFGHERERGGEMPRESKRKPRVPQQGAGAAGRVAPMVGSPHAEGCQQLKEQLCFLEQQLRWLQEKFSQVCDSGDAAQSQEGAEKVHPLPGKPGDRPDKNSATATSDLCKAPLWRSVLQVHGPEEDEDRGDIGGLPSAARVLSQALKHELAGVTSRVVDSVLKTIWPKAASHLLQQHRSLPVPGPGARREYFAAGKCRKPLAKPSPVSASGSLSSPQAAALSGTSGKSSGSHAGSFSSKGGRKPCHVPNMGYPPGLATPVQDSQLLSQLLGHGQHGPWGNSSCGSPPAPDRGPPESLNLHWGTVKLRSSVVRQPQQQHPLPLSPADVESLALLPAGRDGHRELQAVMDGAPFASIHIQEALTPGHLKKAKLMFFFTRYPSSTLLKTYFLDVQFSRCITSQLIKWFSNFREFYYIQVEKFARQALLEGVVDASALRVSRDSELFRALNTHYNKGNDFEVPGRFLEVASLTLREFFSAVRAGKDADPSWKKPIYKIISKLDSDIPEGFKATSCSQELLRS